GGTGGACGGCGAGGCGGTCGGGTTCGGCAACTGGGAGATCGAAGGCAACGAGAACCCGCAGCTCGCCTGGATCGAGGTCTTCGTGCTGCCCGCGTGGCGGCGGCAGGGCATCGGGCGGCGGATCGCTCAGGTCATGACGGACGATGTGGGTCGCCACGGCGCGACCGAGATCGGCTTCGGGATCGTCGGCCACATCGATGTCGGCCGGTCGCTGATCGATCACGTCGAGAACGCGTGGGGCCTGCCGTGCCGGCTGATCGAACGGATCTCGCGGCTGGCGCTCGCCGAAGTCGATCCCGACGACATCCGCGGGCAGGCGGCGGCGCGGACGGCGCGCGTAGCGGATCGCTATCGCCCGCTGTTCTTCGCCGACGACGACTTCCCGGGTCCTGAGACCGGGTTCGATATCGACGACTACTTTCAGATGAGCACCGAGATCGACAACCTCATGCCGCTCGAGGACCTGACGATGGCCCCCGAGCGCTGGACGCCCGAGCGCTGGGCGGCGATGATCGCCAACCAGCGCGGGCAGGGGATGGTGCTCTGGAACTACGTCGCCCAGCGGACGTCCGACGGCCGGATCGTGGGCCTTTCGAACGTGAGCTTCGATCCGAACGACCCGTGGAAGGTGAGCCAGTGGGCCACCGGCGTCCGGAAGAGCGAGCAGAACCAGGGGCTCGGCAAGGTGCTCAAGCTCTGGATGCTCGTGAAACTGTTCGACGAAGTGCCCGGCGCGCGCGTCATCGACACCGGCAACGCCGTGTCAAACGCGGCGATGATCGGCATCAACACGGATCTCGGGTTCCAGGAGCACTTCCGGGAGCACTGCTATCAGGTCGGGATGGAGCGTTGGCGGGAGATCCTCGGCGGGATGTGGTAGGGGCACCCCCCTGCGGGTGCCCGGCATGGGCCTACGGCCCCATCACCGCCGCATCGAACGTCGCGAGCACCTGCGGCAGGTAGACCGGCCCGCACACGACCCGCAGTCCGCCGCCGTCGATCCACGCCCACTGGCCGTTGCCGGCGAAGTCGTTCTCGGGATAGATCGCCAGGTAGCCGTCGTGGCGGCGGCAGGACGTGCCGCTTCGGCCGGCGTCGATCGCCAGCGGGATCGATCCGGTGCGGCCGCCGGCGACGGCCGTCGCGGGTGCCGCGAGACGGACGGCCTGCGTCGTCGGGTCGAACGTGAGGCGCGGTCCGCCGGGCTGGTCGGCGCCGTCCGGGACGACGTCGGGCAGCCCGATGTGCGACCAGTCCTCGTGCGTGCCGCGGCGGACGACCCAGAAGTCGAACGGCGCGGGCTCCGTCATGCCGAGGAGGGTCATCGGCACGGAGAGGACGCTGGCGTGCGTCGCGACGTCCGAGCTGAACAGGGTGTCCGTCGTGCGCTCCGTGCCCGTGATGGCGTTCGATGACGCCACCCACCGGCCGACGAACGTCTGGACGCGGTCCGGGCCGCGGTGGTCGCCGGCGCGGACGCGCCAGTCGGCGCTGCCGTCGCGGTCCGTGTCGATGAAGATCTGGGTCTGCTGCGGGACCGGCATCATGACCGCGGCGTGCGTCACGACGGCGAAGTCCAGGCGGTCGGCCGTCGTCGATGTTGTGGACGCCGTCGTCGCGCGGACGCCGACGGCGGCGACGTCGAGGGCGTCGGGCACGTTCGGCTCATCGGGGTCGGTCGGCATCGCGTCGACGGCGCCGGCCGGGGTGACGACCGTCCCGCCGGGTGTCCCGAGGCCGGGGGTGCGCTGCGCCGGGCGGTGGAAGAGCTGGACCGTGCCCGTGAAGGGCGAGGTGTTGTCGAACGTGAGGCGGTGGCCCGGGCCGGCGTCGGGATCGGCCATCCAGGTGTGGGCGACGGCCGAGGCGCGGCGGGCCATGAGGTAGAACGGGACGGCGGCGGCGGGCGCGGTGACGTCGGGCAGCGGTTGCGCGTTCCCGTCCACCGGCTGGAAGGTCAGCCAGCCGTCGATCTCGCTCGCCTCGACGCTGCCGATCCCGTCGCCGGTGGCCGCCGGGTAGAGCGTCCAGTCGGCAAGCTTCGCCGGGTCGATGGCGACCGAGATCGGTGCCGTGCGCGTTTCGCGCGGCGCGAGGCTGTGGACGACGGATTCCTGGAGCTGGAACGTGAGGCCGGCGTCGGCCGCCGCCGGGCGGCGGAAGCGGGGCACGATTCTGTACGTCACCGGCGCGTCCGTCAGGTTCGTGAGCGTCACCGGCAGCGTGACGTTCACCGGCGCGGTCAGCGCGCGGATGCCGACGTTCAGGCTGGCGATCGTGCCGGCGCGCGCGAGGAGCGGGCCGGTGCCGGCGCGCAGGACGTCCAGGCGGCCTGCTCCCTGGCGCGGGATCGGCACGATGCCGCCGCCGGCATACACCGTCGGCTGGGCGTAGTTCATCAGGAGCGCCGCCACGCCGAGGCCGTCGAGGCTGAGGTTCTCCGCCCGGTTTCGCTGGGCCACGACGCCGGCCGCGCCGGCGACGTGCGGGCCGGCCATCGACGTGCCGTTGAACGAGGCGCCGCGCGTGCCGGTGCCCATCGCCGCCGAGAGGATGTTGCTGCCCGGCGCGGCGATGTCCGGCTTGAGCGCGCCGTGGATGTTCGGGCCGCGTGAGCTGTAGCCGGCGACGAGGTCGGCGCTGGAGAGGTCGAGGCTTACCTTGGACGCATCGAACGTGACGTGCATCACCGCGCCGCCGAGGAGCATGTCGCGCAGCGTCTCGCCGGGGGCGCGGTCGATCATCGCGGCCGGGATCGTGATGCCGGCCGCGTCGCCGGCCATCTGGCTCTTGGGGTTCTCGTTGGTGTACATGAGGATGGCGATCGCGCCCTTGCCCTGGGCCTTGAGGATCTTGTCCGACAGGTTGCACAGCCCGCGCTCGACGAGCGCGACGCGCTCGCTCACGTCCTGCGGCTGCGGGTCCTCGCCGCAGCCCCGGCCGAACCACGCCAGCTGGCCCTCCATGCGGCCGCCGGCGATGACATCCTTGAACGGCCGGGCGATGACGCTCTCGAGCCCGACGTGCGTCGTCGATGTGATCCCGTTGGTCGTGACGATCTCCATCCCGGACTCGGGCGGCACGGTGCTGGCCACCGAGACGACCGGCGGGCTGGCGGACGGCGTCCCGACGATGAACGCCCGGTTGCCGGAGTTGCCGGCCGAGGCGACGACGGTCACGCCGGCGGCGGTGGCGGCGGCGGCGGTGGTATCGAACAGCGTGCTGGCCACCGCCCAGTCCTCGCCGAGGCTGATATTAACGGCATCCACCCGCGGCGGAACGGTGCCGCGCGTCTCGATCCCGAGGTTCACGTTGCCGCACCACTCGATGGCATCCACGAGGACGTCCGCTGCCTCATCGTCGCCGTCCTCGCCGTAGATCTTCAGGCCCACCAGCTTGGCACCGGGCGCGACGCCGTTGCTGAGCCCTCCGGCAAACGCGTTGCCGGCCACGATGCCCGAGACGTGCGTGCCGTGGCCGCCGCCGTCCAGCGGGTCGGGGTCCGGGATGGGCGTGCTGGTGCACGTCCCGGCCGCTTCCTGCGCCGCCGAGCAGAGGTGCGGCGGGTTGTAGCGCCGTCCGACGAAGTCGTAGCCGGCGACGACCTTGGCGTTCGGGAAGAGCGGTTGGCCCTCCCAGAGGTCGTCGATCCGCTGCGTGTCGGTCACGGCGCTGGCCGCCGCATAGGCCGCTTCCGTGCCCGGCCCGCCGAGGTGGGCGTGCGTGTAGTCCACGCCGGTGTCGATGACCGCCGTGTACGACCCCGTGCCGTCATAGCCCTTCTGCGTCGCCAAGGCCGGCCCGCCGATGAACGGCACGCTGCCGTCCAGCTGCGGCGTGACGAGCGGCGCCGGCTCGATCGCCAGGATGCCGGGCACCGTGGCCAGCCGCGCCACCTGATCGGCCGTGGCGTGCAGCAGGAAGCCGTTCGCCAGCGTCGTGTACCGGCTGATCACCTGGGCGCCCGTCGCCTCGGCCGCCGCCACTGCCGGCGCCTGCGCCGCCAGCACCGCCGCCCTCGCCGCCACCAGCTCGTCGTGCATCGTCGCTGCGCGCGCCCGCACGTCGGCCGCGCTGGCCGGACTGCCGTCCGCGTCCGCCAGGCGGGCCGCGAACTGCTGCCACACGCTCTCGCCGGCCACGGTCACGAGGAGGCTGGCGCGGGGGGCGGGGTCCGGTTGGGCCGCCGGCGGTGCGGGGGCGATCGGGGGCGCGGCGGGCGCCGACGGCGCGGCGGCGGTGGGCGTCGTGTGGGCCGCGGCGGTGGCGAGGGCGAGGGCGAGGGCGGGGGCGAGCGCGAGGCGGGCGAAGGCGGGGCGCACGGTCATCGGGCGGGCTTCTTTCGGGTGGTGCGGGTCGGGTTGGGATGGTCGGGTTAGGCGGGTTGGGCTGTCTGGACGATGGGGTGGCGCAGTCGGAGCGCGGGTACGGCGGGTACGGTACGGCGGGGGCCGTGGGCGGTCAAGCGGTTCGGGTCGGCCGCAGCCGAAAGTTCGAACCAGGCGATTGACACCACCCGCCGAGCCGGCTATAATCCACCTTCGTTCGCGGGCGTAGCTCAGCGGTAGAGCGTCTCCTTGCCAAGGAGAAGGTCGTGAGTTCGAACCTCATCGCCCGCTTCATAGGCGAGGCTCCGTGCCTCGCCTTTTCGTAGCCTCGTCGGGGATCGTCCGAATCGTGACCGGGTCGATACCGGGTCGTTGGCAACGGCGGTTCACGGCGCGGAACACGCGGCGCGGTCCGTCCGTCGGTCGGAAGTCAGGCCACCCTAGCTCAGTTGGTAGAGCAGCTCACTCGTAATGAGCAGGTCGACGGTTCGAGTCCGTCGGGTGGCTCCATCTTTTTACAGAGTAAATGCGGTCGCTTGAAGCGTTCAGGGCCGCGCCTAGCTGGCCCAAGTATGCCAACGCGTATGCCAACGCGGATCGCACAGCCCTTCCGCTAGCTGCTATTTCCCGCGCCGGCGCCGGGGGGGGGGGGGGGGTTGTTTTCCTCGCCCGGGGGGCCGGGCACCCCCCCGGCCGGGGGGGGGGGCAAAGCCCCCCGCCGCACCACCCGCGCGGGGAGGGGCAAAAGGCGCCCCCCCCAGGGGGCGCCCGGGGGTTCGGGGGGGGGGTCCTCCGTTTTTTCCGGGGGGGGGCGGCATGGGCGGGGGGGGGGGGGGGGGGGGAAAAGGGGAAAACCGGGGGGGCGGGGGGGGGGGGTGGGGGGCGGGGCCGCGGGGGGAACAAAATAAAAAAAAAACAAGCCCCCCCCCCGTTTTCGTCGGCGGGGGGGGGTTTTTTTGCAAATATTTTTTGGGGGGGGGGCCCGCCGGGGGGGGGGGGGCCGGGCCAACCCCCCCCGGGCCGGGGCCACTTGTGGGGGGGGGGGGCCCCCGGGGGGCCCCCCGGGGGCCCCCCGGGGGGGGGCGGGTCGGAAAAAGCCCCCCCGGGCCGGGGCCACCCGGGGGGGGGCCGCCCGTGGGGGGGCCCCCCGGGGGGGGGGGCGGGGGGGGGCGCGCCGGGGGGGGGGCCTCCCCCCCCGGCCCACCCGGGGGGGGGCCACCCGGGGGGGGGGGGGGGGTTTGGGTCCCCGGCGGGGGGGGGGGGGAGGGGGGCGGCCCGGGGGGGGGTTTTTCGGGATAGAACCCCCCGGGCAGGGGCGGGCCGGGGGCAAACCCAACCCGGGGGGGGCCAACCGGGCCTTAAAAAATAGGGGGGGGGCGGGGGGGGGGCCCCCCTCCCGGGGGGGGCCAATCGGGGGGGGGCCCCCCCCGCGGGGGCCAACCGGGGGGGGCCAACCGGGGGGGGGGGGGACCGGGGGGGGGGGGGCCGGGAAGGGGCGGGCCGGTGGGGGGCCAATCGGGGGGGCTTCCCCCGGGGGGGGGGGCCCGGGGGCATAGCTAGCCAGGGCTGAGGGGAGAGGGGTGAGGAGGGAGAGGGGGAGAGGAGAGGAGGAAGAGGAGGAGAGGGGATGAGAAGGATTGGGGAGCGAGAGAAAAGGGAGGAAGAAGGAGTAAGAGAGAAAAAAGAAAGGAAGAAGCTGAAGAAGAAAGGGGAGTTGAAGAGGGAGAGGATTTTGAGAGCCGGGGGAAAGGGGGGGAGGAAGGGCGAGAAGAGGAAGGGGGAAAGGTCGAGGAAAAGGGGGTTCCTATTGAGAGCCGATCCCGCCCGCCGCCGAACGGCCGGTCAGAATGGCGTCCATCGTCGCCGCGGCCGCGTCGATGCCGCCCGGCAACGCATGGGCATACGTCCGCAGCGTCGTCGTCGGGCTGGCGTGCCGGAGCACGGCCGCCACGGTGGCGATGTCCGACCCGTTGGCGAGCAACAACGACGCGCACGCGTGCCGGAGGTCGTGCCAGCGCATCGGCGGCAGCCCGGCGGCGGCCAAGCGCGATCGAAACGTGCGCAGGATGTTCGGACCGTCGAGGGCCGATCCGTTGCTCGCCGTGAACACGAGGGCTTCGCTGGCGTCCATGTGCCGGCCGGCGGCCAGCCGCGCCCGTGCTTGGTCGGCCTTGTGGCGTCGCACGATGGCAACGACGCTGGCCGGGATCGCCACGGGCGCACGGCTGGCGCGCGTCTTGGGTTCGGCCAAGTGCTGAGCGTTGCCGGCCCGCTGCCAGGCTTGGCGCACGGTCAGGCGGGCAGCGTCGAGGTCAACGTCAGCCCAGCGCAGCGCGCGCAGTTCGCCTTGGCGAAGGCCGCAGCCGATCGACACAGCAACAGCGGCTTCAAGCCAATGCCCTTCGAAGGCGGCTAGGATCGCCCGTGCTTCCTCAGGCGACGGAACGCGCTGTTCCTTGGCTTCGGCGGCAGGAACGGCCACAAGGGCGCCGGACGCGACGTTGCGGATCAACAGCCCTTGCCGGACGGCCTGACCAAGACCGCGGCGAAGCGTGGCGCGCACGCGGGCAACCGTGCCGGGACTCTTGCCGGCCGCCGATAGTTCGGCAATCAGTTGCTCGACGTGGCGTGGGCTGAGTTCGGCCAAGCGCAGGCGGCCAAGGCGCGGGGCGATGTGGACGCGGACGTTCGATTCGTAGTGCGTTCGCGTCGAGGGCTGGACGTTCCGGCAGCCATTCTCTAGCCAATGTGCCAGGTAGCTGGCGACGGTCAGGCGATCGTCGGCCACGGGCAGCCCTTGGTCACGCTCCCGCAGCGCTTTGGCAAGCTTCTTGGCGACGTCGGCCCGCGTCGGACCGTAGAGTGCCTTTCGCTTCCCACCGGGCAGGGTCAACCGGGCAACCCATAAGCCCTCCTTGAATGGGCTGATACTGCCCTCACCGTTCCCGCGCTTGGCCATCGATTCCTCCCGCCTTGCTCGGCGTCAGTCGCCTTGAACGTTCCCGCGGACGCGGCCATACTCGCGCAGCGCTTCCGGCGCGCCGCTCAGCGCTAACGAATGTAGAGCGCTCGGCACGGCGACGACTTCGGCCAGCACGTCGAGCGCCGCGCGGACGGTTGCCGCCCGATTGCCGCCGAACAGCGGCGCCAGTGCCTCCAAGCGCGCGACGTGCTCAGCGCCAAGTCGGATGCCGGTTGCCTTGCTGCCCATGATCCTGTCCGCCATTCAATCCCCGATGGTTGCCGACGGTTCGCCGTGCAGTTGGTGGTTCAACCGGGCAGGATATCAGAACGTAGCGGCATTGTCAAGTATTGTATAGCATGTGGCGGCACTAGGTATACATAAGAGCAATAGTGCGACATTGTATCGCAAGGCTGTGGATAAGTCGCCGTCGCATTGCTCGGCTGGACGCTCTACCCGGCAATGTTCAACTGATTGCCCGTGGTCATGTTCACTTGGACCGCGGGCAGCGCCAGCCGGCGAACCTTGGCGAGCGCAAGCAGTGCGCGCACGTGGTCGGCCTGCGCCAGGCTGACCGCCTTGTCATAGTAGGCGGCCTTGGTTAGCACCATATCACCCGACTGCCGGATGGACTCGACGTACTGCAAGTGCAGCCATGTGACGACGATCCGGTCAATCAGCAGCCGCTCGACAGCCGGCGCGACGTCGTAATCCAAGCCGCGCCGAATCTCAGCGCAGCGCTGCCGGAAGCACTCGGCTTCGACCGAATCCTTCCCGCTCGACAAGCGCGCGATGATCCGGCCGGCCACATGCCGCGAGAGTTCGCCGGCCTGCGCGGCGGATGCTGGGTAGCGCCGTAGAATCTCCAGTTGCTCCGAACCGCCCTTGCTCTTGGATGCCAGCGCCTTGAACCGCTTGGCGTCCTCGTCAGAGAATTCCGCCAGGCTCAGCCTTGGCTCTTCGCCCGTCGCCATTCGCCACGCTCCTTGTGATAGCCGAGCGCCGCCAACTCAGCGGCAACGGCGTCGTCGACGGCTGCGCCAAGGCCGCGCACGGCCGCGCGCTCGGCGTCGTTGGTCTCACGCTCGGCACGCCATGCGGCGGCCGCCTGCGCCCGTTCCTCACGTTCGAGATCATCCAAGGCCGCGGCCAAGTCCGCGATCCGGCCGCGGCCGACATACTCGCGCACAACGCGCCCGTCCACCTTGCGGGATCGCGTGTAATAGCGGCCGCCGCCGTTGCGCGTTTCCCAAGCCATGCCGCCCTCCTTGTGTTACCCATTGTCGCAATGCCGCCGGCTGCTTGCCGTCTCACGTGCCGGGCAGCGTCGGCTGAGCGCCAGAATCCGGCGCCGAGCGCTGCGCCCGCTGAAACGTCGTGTTCAGGATCGACGGCGCCGGCATCTGGATGCCGCGCCCGTCCAGCAACTCGGCCACGGTCAACAGCTGAATGCGCGCGTAGTCCCGTCCATCCCAAGGCGAACGATAGAAGCCCGCGTTGGCGGCTTCCTGCCGCATCGGCTTCGTCGGCTCCTGTAGGGATATCAGGACGCCTATCTGCGCCCGCTCTCGGTCCAACACGCCTACCAAGTCGCGCACGTGCGTCACGTCCGTCTTGCCTCCCTTGACGGACAGGATGATCTGCTTGGACGCGCCGCCCGTCCCTTCGTCGTGAAAGTAGAGGCGGCCATCGATCCCGCCGTCTGCGCCCTTCCGTTCGTCAGAACTCGCCGGCCGCGCGCCGACCAAGCCGAGCGCCCAGAATTGGAATTGGTATTTGTCCAGGTCTGCCAGCGCCGCCGCGTCCTCAGCCGTCGTCGGCTCGCCGTATACCTTGAACTCGGCGGCCGGGCCGAAGGCGTCGCGCAGGCGCGTCCTCATAAGGCCGATGGCAAGGTGCGTAATGTCGATGCCGATCCATCGGCGGCCGAGTTGTTGCGCAGCGTGAACCGTCGTACCGCAGCCGCAGAACGGATCGAGCACGACGCCACCGGGGTTGCTGCTAGCCTCTATTATCCGTTCCAAAAGGGCCAGCGGCTTTTGAGTCGGGTAGCCGAGTCGCTCGGCAGCGCGCGAGTTGATTGGTGGAATGTCATCCCACAGATTTTGCAGCGGCTGCCCGGTCGACTCGTCAAGATAGATCTTCAAGCGAATGCGCCCGTCAGCTTTTGTCGGCATCCATAATCGGCCTTCCCTGTCGTATTGTTCCATCTTCTCGCGACTTATTGACCAGCCATTAGGGTGTGGCTGAAAGCCGCGATACTCGTAGGTCAGATTGGGTCGAGGGCTAGGGCTTCGCAGATCGCGCGTTGTGTATCGTCGTCCCGCCTCATCAATCGATCCGTATTTTTGCGCCACGTTCGCATCGCTGAGTGAGCGGCGCGGCGCGTTCCAAATGGCCTTTTCTCCTCTGGCGTAGAATAGAATAACATCCGTCACGTCGCCCAACTTCATGCGAGCATCACTATGCGCACTACTGCGCTTCCAGATAATTTCGTTCCGGAATTGCATGGGTCCAAACACAGCATCCATCAGCACTTTGAGATAATGACTCGCCGTCGGGTCGCAATGCAGATAGATGCTTCCGGTCGGTTTCAGCACGCGCCGCAACTCGACCAACCGCGGCGCCATCATGGCGAGGTAGGCCATCATATCGCCACCGTTGCGCCCGATGAGCTGTTTGAACGCCCGCAGCGCCTCTGCCGCGCCGCCGCCCGCCTCTACCGTCTCTTGGTACGCACGCGCCGCGACGTCATCCCAATGCCACGTGTCCGCGAATGCTTGCACCTGTGCGGCAGACTGGCTGCCGCCCTTTCCGCCAAAGAGCACGTTGTAATTGGCGTTGCTGTTGAACGGCGGGTCAAGGTAGACAAGGTCGACGGACTCGTCTGCGATGTGCCGGCGCAGCACGTCCAGGTTGTCGCCGTAGATGAGGGCGTTGGG
This genomic stretch from Candidatus Avedoeria danica harbors:
- a CDS encoding GNAT family N-acetyltransferase, giving the protein MTTSPPVSPPLDPLVLTPFDGPTAPDDVAERLTDLRLALRAERDADDPPRPRRALLASLRGPHPPGTIERWVLAMVDGEAVGFGNWEIEGNENPQLAWIEVFVLPAWRRQGIGRRIAQVMTDDVGRHGATEIGFGIVGHIDVGRSLIDHVENAWGLPCRLIERISRLALAEVDPDDIRGQAAARTARVADRYRPLFFADDDFPGPETGFDIDDYFQMSTEIDNLMPLEDLTMAPERWTPERWAAMIANQRGQGMVLWNYVAQRTSDGRIVGLSNVSFDPNDPWKVSQWATGVRKSEQNQGLGKVLKLWMLVKLFDEVPGARVIDTGNAVSNAAMIGINTDLGFQEHFREHCYQVGMERWREILGGMW
- a CDS encoding S8 family serine peptidase; amino-acid sequence: MTVRPAFARLALAPALALALATAAAHTTPTAAAPSAPAAPPIAPAPPAAQPDPAPRASLLVTVAGESVWQQFAARLADADGSPASAADVRARAATMHDELVAARAAVLAAQAPAVAAAEATGAQVISRYTTLANGFLLHATADQVARLATVPGILAIEPAPLVTPQLDGSVPFIGGPALATQKGYDGTGSYTAVIDTGVDYTHAHLGGPGTEAAYAAASAVTDTQRIDDLWEGQPLFPNAKVVAGYDFVGRRYNPPHLCSAAQEAAGTCTSTPIPDPDPLDGGGHGTHVSGIVAGNAFAGGLSNGVAPGAKLVGLKIYGEDGDDEAADVLVDAIEWCGNVNLGIETRGTVPPRVDAVNISLGEDWAVASTLFDTTAAAATAAGVTVVASAGNSGNRAFIVGTPSASPPVVSVASTVPPESGMEIVTTNGITSTTHVGLESVIARPFKDVIAGGRMEGQLAWFGRGCGEDPQPQDVSERVALVERGLCNLSDKILKAQGKGAIAILMYTNENPKSQMAGDAAGITIPAAMIDRAPGETLRDMLLGGAVMHVTFDASKVSLDLSSADLVAGYSSRGPNIHGALKPDIAAPGSNILSAAMGTGTRGASFNGTSMAGPHVAGAAGVVAQRNRAENLSLDGLGVAALLMNYAQPTVYAGGGIVPIPRQGAGRLDVLRAGTGPLLARAGTIASLNVGIRALTAPVNVTLPVTLTNLTDAPVTYRIVPRFRRPAAADAGLTFQLQESVVHSLAPRETRTAPISVAIDPAKLADWTLYPAATGDGIGSVEASEIDGWLTFQPVDGNAQPLPDVTAPAAAVPFYLMARRASAVAHTWMADPDAGPGHRLTFDNTSPFTGTVQLFHRPAQRTPGLGTPGGTVVTPAGAVDAMPTDPDEPNVPDALDVAAVGVRATTASTTSTTADRLDFAVVTHAAVMMPVPQQTQIFIDTDRDGSADWRVRAGDHRGPDRVQTFVGRWVASSNAITGTERTTDTLFSSDVATHASVLSVPMTLLGMTEPAPFDFWVVRRGTHEDWSHIGLPDVVPDGADQPGGPRLTFDPTTQAVRLAAPATAVAGGRTGSIPLAIDAGRSGTSCRRHDGYLAIYPENDFAGNGQWAWIDGGGLRVVCGPVYLPQVLATFDAAVMGP
- a CDS encoding site-specific integrase translates to MTLPGGKRKALYGPTRADVAKKLAKALRERDQGLPVADDRLTVASYLAHWLENGCRNVQPSTRTHYESNVRVHIAPRLGRLRLAELSPRHVEQLIAELSAAGKSPGTVARVRATLRRGLGQAVRQGLLIRNVASGALVAVPAAEAKEQRVPSPEEARAILAAFEGHWLEAAVAVSIGCGLRQGELRALRWADVDLDAARLTVRQAWQRAGNAQHLAEPKTRASRAPVAIPASVVAIVRRHKADQARARLAAGRHMDASEALVFTASNGSALDGPNILRTFRSRLAAAGLPPMRWHDLRHACASLLLANGSDIATVAAVLRHASPTTTLRTYAHALPGGIDAAAATMDAILTGRSAAGGIGSQ
- a CDS encoding restriction endonuclease, translating into MIAPNALIYGDNLDVLRRHIADESVDLVYLDPPFNSNANYNVLFGGKGGSQSAAQVQAFADTWHWDDVAARAYQETVEAGGGAAEALRAFKQLIGRNGGDMMAYLAMMAPRLVELRRVLKPTGSIYLHCDPTASHYLKVLMDAVFGPMQFRNEIIWKRSSAHSDARMKLGDVTDVILFYARGEKAIWNAPRRSLSDANVAQKYGSIDEAGRRYTTRDLRSPSPRPNLTYEYRGFQPHPNGWSISREKMEQYDREGRLWMPTKADGRIRLKIYLDESTGQPLQNLWDDIPPINSRAAERLGYPTQKPLALLERIIEASSNPGGVVLDPFCGCGTTVHAAQQLGRRWIGIDITHLAIGLMRTRLRDAFGPAAEFKVYGEPTTAEDAAALADLDKYQFQFWALGLVGARPASSDERKGADGGIDGRLYFHDEGTGGASKQIILSVKGGKTDVTHVRDLVGVLDRERAQIGVLISLQEPTKPMRQEAANAGFYRSPWDGRDYARIQLLTVAELLDGRGIQMPAPSILNTTFQRAQRSAPDSGAQPTLPGT